In a genomic window of Scyliorhinus torazame isolate Kashiwa2021f chromosome 5, sScyTor2.1, whole genome shotgun sequence:
- the LOC140421830 gene encoding uncharacterized protein, whose amino-acid sequence MEGKSIVHSGEKPYTCCVCGRGFARSSGLTRHKCSHAEEKPWKCADCGKGFTVPSMLEIHRRSHTGERPFTCSKCGKGFTRSSHLLSHQRVHTDERPFQCSDCGKCYKSSGELMNHQRVHTDEKPFQCPDCGKCCKSSGNLMSHQRVHIDEKPFRCSHCGTGFRHSSQLTVHQRIHTGERPFTCSKCGKGFAQSSALLSHQRVHTGERPFTCSECGKGFTMSSNLQQHQRVHTDERPFQCPDCGKCYKSSGELMIHQRVHTDERPFRCSQCGTGFRRSSNLTVHQRSHTGERLFGCAECGKGFTTSYHLQQHQRGHK is encoded by the coding sequence atggaaggaaaaagcatcgttcacagtggggagaaaccatacacgtgttgtgtgtgtggacgaggattcgctcgatcatcaggcctcacgagacacaaatgcagtcacgctgaggagaaaccgtggaaatgtgcggactgtgggaaaggattcactgtcccatccatgctggaaattcatcgacgcagtcacacaggggagagaccattcacctgctccaagtgtgggaagggattcactcggtcatcccacctgttgagtcaccagcgagttcacactgacgagagaccgtttcaatgttcaGACTGCggcaagtgctataaaagttctggggaactgatgaaccatcaacgtgttcacactgatgagaaaccgtttcaatgtccagactgcgggaagtgctgtaAAAGTTCTGGGAATCtcatgagccatcaacgtgttcacattgACGAgaaaccgtttaggtgctctcactgcgggactgggttcagacactcatctcagctcactgtacatcagcgaattcacactggggagaggccattcacctgctccaagtgtgggaagggattcgctcagtcatcggccctgctgagtcaccagcgagttcacactggggagagaccattcacctgttcagagtgcgggaagggattcacaatGTCTTCCAACCTACagcagcaccagcgagttcacactgatgagagaccgttccaatgtccagactgcgggaagtgctataaaagttctggggaactgatgatccatcaacgtgttcacactgacgagagaccgtttaggtgttctcagtgtgggactgggttcagacgatcatctaacctcactgtacatcagcgaagtcacactggggagaggctattcggctgcgccgagtgtgggaagggattcaccacttcataccACCTGCAGcagcaccaacgaggccacaagtaa